The Pedobacter cryoconitis genome includes a window with the following:
- a CDS encoding enoyl-CoA hydratase/isomerase family protein, translating into MSYQNILSEVKANILYVTINRESKLNALNKETLAELADVIAFASRTEEVRGVLLTGAGEKAFVAGADISEFSAYNTEQGEALARSGQVNVFDAIENSKKPFVAAINGFALGGGLELAMACHIRVAADTAKMGLPEVTLGLIPGYGGTQRLTRLVGKGRATEMITTADMITAERAEKIGLVNHVVPLAELIGKAEEILNKIKQRAPLAVAAAINAVNAAVNERVNGFEVEIEEFGKCFGTQDFKEGVGAFLEKRRADFKGR; encoded by the coding sequence ATGAGCTATCAGAATATACTATCAGAGGTTAAAGCGAATATACTTTACGTTACGATTAACCGTGAATCGAAATTGAATGCCCTGAATAAGGAAACACTGGCTGAACTGGCAGATGTAATTGCTTTTGCTTCCAGAACAGAAGAAGTGAGAGGTGTACTTTTGACTGGTGCTGGTGAGAAAGCATTTGTTGCTGGAGCTGACATTTCAGAATTCTCAGCTTATAATACTGAGCAGGGAGAAGCTTTAGCCAGAAGTGGACAAGTCAATGTTTTTGATGCGATAGAAAATAGTAAAAAGCCTTTTGTGGCTGCAATTAATGGATTCGCTTTGGGCGGAGGATTAGAGCTGGCAATGGCTTGTCATATCCGTGTAGCTGCTGATACTGCAAAAATGGGCTTGCCTGAAGTTACTTTAGGCTTGATTCCTGGTTATGGCGGAACACAAAGATTAACCAGATTGGTTGGAAAAGGAAGAGCTACAGAAATGATTACCACAGCAGATATGATTACTGCGGAAAGGGCAGAGAAAATAGGGTTGGTCAATCATGTAGTGCCTCTTGCAGAATTGATTGGCAAGGCCGAAGAAATCCTTAACAAAATTAAACAACGTGCACCTCTTGCTGTTGCAGCAGCAATAAATGCTGTGAATGCTGCTGTAAATGAGCGTGTAAACGGTTTTGAGGTTGAAATTGAGGAGTTTGGTAAATGTTTTGGTACACAAGACTTTAAAGAAGGTGTAGGGGCCTTTCTGGAAAAAAGGCGCGCAGATTTCAAAGGACGCTAA